One Dreissena polymorpha isolate Duluth1 chromosome 9, UMN_Dpol_1.0, whole genome shotgun sequence genomic window carries:
- the LOC127843830 gene encoding probable methyltransferase-like protein 24 isoform X2 gives MLYHRYINTVQALCKRVVRIGNLGDGGWELCEDIEFRPKHPCLVYSFGINNDFSFDDMMADRFKCDVYSFDPSMKETLEGPRGPRQWFYRSGLSERTETFQNEWQVSTLKDLQEKHGHAKVKIDILKIDVEKFEWLALTQIYESGGLKNIRQLLIELHMGMRGVEAEKLEYIQGLGILKHLYDNGFRIVYSHRNIWCKFLSKLQHIDEVGCHELTFVYIP, from the exons ATGCTGTATCACAG GTACATAAACACTGTGCAGGCGCTGTGTAAGAGGGTCGTGAGGATTGGTAACCTTGGCGATGGGGGCTGGGAGCTCTGTGAAGACATCGAGTTCAGGCCTAAACATCCCTGCCTTGTCTACTCATTTGG GATCAATAATGACTTCAGTTTTGATGACATGATGGCAGACCGATTCAAGTGTGATGTATATTCCTTTGATCCAAG CATGAAGGAGACCCTAGAAGGGCCACGTGGACCCAGGCAGTGGTTCTACCGGTCAGGGCTTAGTGAGCGAACAGAGACATTCCAGAATGAATGGCAGGTCAGCACCTTGAAGGATCTGCAAGAGAAACATGGACACGCCAAG GTCAAAATTGATATTCTCAAGATAGACGTTGAGAAGTTTGAGTGGCTAGCCTTAACCCAAATTTACGAAAGTGGTGGACTGAAAAACATTCGCCAGCTCCTGATTGAGCTTCACATGGGCATGCGAGGGGTTGAAGCAGAGAAACTGGAGTACATTCAGGGCCTTGGGATTCTCAAACATTTGTATGACAATGGGTTCCGCATTGTGTACTCCCATCGCAATATTTGGTGCAAATTTCTATCCAAGCTGCAGCACATTGACGAAGTGGGCTGCCATGAACTAACATTTGTGTACATTCCATGA